GGGCCTGCAAGACCGCCCTTGAAAAGGACCTCACCTATGAACGTATCGCCCCCGGAATCGGGGCGGGGACGGAGTTCCTCATCACCCTCGAGAACGTTTACAGCAGGACAAAGAAGATCAAGGAAGTCGAGACAGGAGTGATCAAGCCGTCGAAGCGCCTGCGCTCGCTGCTCGGTGGAGAGGAGCCCACGACCCTGGCCGCCGTGGCCGAGGCTGTGGGCAGCGCGAAATACAGCGGGATGTTCGTTGCCGGCAACGCGCCTGCTGCTCCTGCGGCGAAGGATGACGGGAAGAAACGCAAGGTCACAAAGCACGAGTACAAGGTCAAGGCGAAGCAGCGGGCAAAGGAGAAGGTGAAGCGCTGGGCAGACGAGGAGAAGTTCAAGGATAAGATCAAGACCAAGCCTCCCAAACGGCGTCCGGGCTCGGAACTTGTCAAGCAGAGCGCGCTTGCCTTCTGCGTGCCCCAGAACAAGGAACTGCTGAAGTATTGGGACCGTGTCGAGGACCGGCTCTTCAAGATTCGCCACTGCATGAACATCAAAGGCATCAGGCGGAGCCTGTCCCTCTTCCAGCCGCCGATCGACCCCATGCTGCTCGTCAAGGCGCGGGCCGCCGGACTGAGCCTCGAAGATATCGGCGCCCTTCTGACTGCTGCCGGAGCGATTCCTCCGTACCGGTTCAGTTTCCTCGTCGAGAAGGCCAGGCTTGTTGCCCAGACGGTCCAGAGTTTCGGCTCGGCGCTTCTCAGCGCCCTCGAGAAAAAGGACAACGAGGAGCTTGTACTGCTCAAATCGGTCCATGAGCGGACCATCCTCAAGATGACCCGGGACATCAAGAAGCGGCAGCTCGCCGAGAGCCGGTACCAGCTCAAGGCTCTGGAGGAGAGCATCGCCAACGTTCAGCAGCGCGCCGATTACTATCAGGGGCTTATCGACGGCGGACTGATCGGATGGGAGACGACCCAGCAGATCGCGACCCATACGGCATCGGGACTCGAAACCGCTGCCGCGATCCAGAAACTCATTGGAGGGATCCTCTTTCTGATTCCGCAGCTGGGGAGTCCCTTCGCCATGAAGTACGGAGGGTCGGAGCTGGGCAACAGCGCCCAGGCCTTCGGCGAGATGATGCGGAGCACCGCCGCCATCGCCCACGCCGTCGCCGCCTCCGCCGGCCTCGAGGCGGGGTATCAGCGCCGCGAACAGGAGTGGAAGCAGCAGCTCAAGGTCGCCCAGGCGGAGCTCAGGCAGCTGGAGCAGCAGCGGCTGGCAGCTGAGGTGAGGACGCTGATCGCTGAACGGGACCTGGAGGTTCACGAAACGTCGATGGAGCAGGCCGCCGAGTTGCATGACTTCTACCGCGACAAATTCACGAGTCTCGGTCTGTACAACTACCTGGCGTCAACGCTGAACCGGCTCTACCGCCAGGCCTACGAGGCTGCCTACGACATGGCGAAACTGGCGGAGCGGGCCTGCCGGTTCGAGCTGGACGAAACGGAGACCTATATTGCCAACGACAACTGGCAGTACGACCGGGCGGGCCTCCTTGCCGGCGAGCGGCTGATGCTCCAGCTGCATAAGCTGGAACAGGCCTATATTGAGAAGAATGTCCGCATCCCCGAGATATCACAATCCTTTTCGCTTGCGCTGCTTGACCCCCTCGAACTGGTCAAGCTCCGGCAGACGGGCGCCTGCACCATACGGATCCCCGAGATCGCCTTCGAACTGCTCTACCCGGGCCACTACAAACGGCTGATCAAGTCGGTCAGGATAACGATCCCCTGTGTGGTCGGTCCCTACACCAACGTGAGCGCGCGGCTGACGCTGCTCAAAGGGGAGGTGGAACCCGACGACAAGGCCGCCCTGACGGAAGTGTCTGTGGGGAAAAACACCTCCATTGCCACGAGCGGCGGCCTCAACGACGCCGGCATGTTCGAGTTCTCATTCAGGGACGAGCGGTATCTGCCGTTCGAGGGCGGCGGCGCGATCAGCGAGTGGAGTCTGGAGCTGCCTTCCGCGATCAGGTCCTTCAACTACGATACGATTGCGGATGTGGTAATGCACATCAGCTATACGGCCCGCGAGGGCGACCGGACTGCCGCCGAAACCGCTCTGGCCGCGGCAGTGACGAATTACGCCGCGGCGAAGGGACTCTTCCGCCTCTTCAGCATGAAGCATGAGTTCCCCGCAGCTTTCAGCCAGCTTGTAGAGGGAGGGGCAGCGCAGAAGACCGAGGTCACTCTTGGGGCGCAGCACTTCCCGTACCTCTTCGGCGACAAGCCCCTGGCGCTCCTCCAGACAAAGATCTATCTGAAGCCGAAGAGGGGGAAGACGGTTGCAGCTCCGGCGGCGCTCAAGATGGGCACTGTTGCCGTAGCCTGGGATGCCGGGGAGGACATTGCGATGACCGGCAGCGCAGGGGAGAAAGATAAGCTGAAGGGCGGCGCCGTGGCGCTCCAGGGCTCTCCCCTGCAGAAGTGGAGTATCGACGCCGGCGACAACGGACTGGATAAAGACGCGGTGGAGGATATCCTGGTCCTCATGAAGTACAAGGTCACGGGCATCTAGCAGTCTGAAGAAAAATGAAAGGGGCTGCTTCCTCAGCAGCCCCTGATGTTGTGAGCGTCCCCATGGGGATTCGAACCCCAGTTACCGCCGTGAAAGGGCGATGTCCTAGGCCGGGCTAGACGATGGGGACATCTAAAAACCGTAACGCGTGCCACCCGCTACGCGCTACCGGTCACGATCGTACCATGAGCCGCGTTGGATTCGAACCAACGACCCACGCCTTAAAAGGGCGTTGCTCTACCAGCTGAGCTAGCGGCCCGGAACGCTGGGGCACGATACCCAGCGGAAAATTCGAATTAATAATTTACTATGCAGCATTGCTGTTTGTCAACAACATGATGCGTGAGGGAGAGGGGGCGGGGCATGGTACGCTCGACTCAACTGTACCCCAAAGATCATACGATCTTCGGGGACCCCGTTCTCGGTCGATGCGACCTCCGAGGAGGCTCGCCATTTATCAGATAAGGGGGACATCCTGTCCTCCTGCAAGCTCACCATCAAGCTCACCATACCGCTCGCATACCATTCCCCGCCCCCTCTCCGGTACTTATTTTATTATAGGACCTACGCGCTTTTCGTGTAGGGCAAAAGACCGCCTTTCAGGATGAGGGCCCTCTCCCGCTCATTGAGAGGCGCGGCAGCCTCGAACACGTATCCCCTGGTCACGTTCTCCACCCTGAGATTCCGGCCGTTCTCCAGGAGCTCCTTCACCTCTCTGATGACGAGACGGTCTCCTCTTTCAATCCTATCATAGTCTCCCTCAGTGGTGAACAGGAGCGGCAGGATACCGAAATTGATCAGGTTCGCCCGGTGGATGCGGGCGAAGGACTTCGCGATGACCGCCTGCAGCCCGAGGTACATGGGAGCGAGCGCAGCATGCTCGCGCGACGACCCCTGCCCGTAATTCTCGCCGCCGACGACGATGCCGCCGCCCCTCGCCTTCGCCTCCTGGGCACGGCTGCTGAAGGTCTTGTCGATATTCTCGAAGACGAACTCGGAGATGGCGGGGATATTGGACCTGAAGGGCAGCACTTTCGAGCCCGCGGGCATTATATCATCGGTCGTGACATTGCTGCCGAGCTTGAGAAGCACCTCGGCCTCGATCGTCTCCCTCAAGGGCTCTTTTACGGGCACCTCTTTGATATTAGGGCCCTTGATGATCGCTGCGCCGCCGGTCTCCGCAACGGGCGGGATGATGAGATTATCGCTGATCGTGAACTGCTTGGGCTCTTTGACCATCGGGATATCGATACCGGCATCCCGGGGATCGACGATCTCGCCGTTGAGCGCCATTACCGCGCAGGCGATGGGATTGGTCAGATAGACGAGGGCGTCTTTGGTGCCTGACCTCCCCTGGAAATTCCTGTTATACGACCGTATCGACACCTGTCCCGACCCCGGAGCGCCGCCCATGCCGATGCAGGGACCGCAGGACGATTCGAGCATCCGCGCGCCGGCGGCGATCATATCCGCCGTCAACCCCTCCCGCGAGAGCATTTCGTAGACCTGCTTCGAGCCGGGATTGATCAGGAGGTTTACCTCGGGGGGAACCGTCCTGCCTTTCAGGATGGCGGCCACGGTCTTCATCGCCTGGTACGACGAGTTGGTGCAGCTGCCGATGCAGACCTGGTGCACCTTCTTGCCGGCGATCTCGCGGATAGCCGCGACCTTATCGGGGCTGTGCGGCTGGGCGATCATCGGCTCGATGCTGTCCAGGTCGAGCACGATCACTTCATCGTACCGGGCGCCCTTGTCGGCTTTAAGCTCGATCCAGTCCTTTTCCCTCCCTTCGGACTTCAGAAAGGCGAGGGTCCGCTTGTCGCTGGGGAAGACGGAGGTCGTGGCGCCCAGTTCTGCACCCAT
This sequence is a window from Nitrospirota bacterium. Protein-coding genes within it:
- a CDS encoding aconitate hydratase produces the protein MGKNIVQKIFDSHRVHGDLTPGSPIGLRVDQVYTQDATGTMTWLEFEAIGIDRVRVPLAVSYVDHNMLQSNFMNADDHLFLQTAARKFGAYFSKPGNGICHQVHLERFAAPGKIALGTDSHTPTGGGMGMIAIGVGGLEAATVMAGAAFELTMPNVVQVKLTGKLPRPHITAMDVILTLLKMLTVKGGVGKIIEYGGPGAADLNVTERATITNMGAELGATTSVFPSDKRTLAFLKSEGREKDWIELKADKGARYDEVIVLDLDSIEPMIAQPHSPDKVAAIREIAGKKVHQVCIGSCTNSSYQAMKTVAAILKGRTVPPEVNLLINPGSKQVYEMLSREGLTADMIAAGARMLESSCGPCIGMGGAPGSGQVSIRSYNRNFQGRSGTKDALVYLTNPIACAVMALNGEIVDPRDAGIDIPMVKEPKQFTISDNLIIPPVAETGGAAIIKGPNIKEVPVKEPLRETIEAEVLLKLGSNVTTDDIMPAGSKVLPFRSNIPAISEFVFENIDKTFSSRAQEAKARGGGIVVGGENYGQGSSREHAALAPMYLGLQAVIAKSFARIHRANLINFGILPLLFTTEGDYDRIERGDRLVIREVKELLENGRNLRVENVTRGYVFEAAAPLNERERALILKGGLLPYTKSA